From one Liolophura sinensis isolate JHLJ2023 chromosome 10, CUHK_Ljap_v2, whole genome shotgun sequence genomic stretch:
- the LOC135476723 gene encoding uncharacterized protein LOC135476723, translating into MSVFKCCESFHKTKICKIMTFVLMLGLNTTDVIADWCLYRNLAGLVSGLVYGPVADYILKSVLAFAILGTIIFPLEIVNAALKIFCDRPLINVDLFSVISLWFADLPLTMLNARVAACREELVTDFQLFKGGVVITGAVIRILILMVRYCSKKQLREVKDRTWKSCRNVTWRALVVSGAILTSVGSILIFIFALFHFNGQQLVANDASRHFENVGIFIDQNFVSPRNNLTGNKLLKIIDIETIRKSKSDLIIRCRTEDVANQPRFLMADNTSSALQSRKCYRLSSTNNGLEVSSKLPVSSCSDLDTSGNSYDTVFRFHFMMPIVDFFSSSQIFGDIYYNVERRFSNGSVDVRTIEKPSSDVVRYFRFEGSKANSTDLIFAESSLMPIGDVWKTGYFSCNSTGSYTPNHNESLSVDNSHF; encoded by the coding sequence atgtctgttttcaagTGCTGCGAAAGTTTTCACAAAACCAAAATATGCAAAATCATGACGTTTGTTTTGATGCTGGGGTTGAATACGACGGACGTGATAGCTGATTGGTGCTTGTACCGGAACTTGGCGGGTTTGGTGTCTGGGCTGGTATACGGTCCCGTGGCTGATTACATCCTCAAAAGCGTGCTGGCTTTTGCTATCTTAGGTACCATAATCTTCCCGCTGGAAATTGTTAACGCCGCCTTGAAAATATTCTGCGACAGACCCCTCATTAACGTGGATTTGTTTTCGGTTATCAGTTTGTGGTTTGCGGACCTTCCGCTCACGATGTTGAACGCCAGGGTAGCGGCATGCCGGGAAGAATTAGTCACCGATTTTCAGTTGTTCAAAGGCGGCGTAGTAATAACCGGGGCGGTGATAAGGATTTTGATTTTAATGGTTCGTTATTGCAGCAAGAAACAGTTGAGAGAAGTCAAGGACAGAACTTGGAAGTCGTGTAGGAACGTGACGTGGAGGGCGTTAGTCGTCTCCGGCGCCATTTTAACGTCAGTAGGCTCGATACTCATATTCATTTTCGCCCTGTTTCACTTCAACGGACAGCAGTTAGTAGCCAACGACGCATCTCGGCATTTTGAAAACGTCGGCATATTCATCGACCAGAACTTCGTCTCACCACGGAACAACCTGACTGGTAACAAGTTGTTGAAAATTATAGACATCGAAACCATACGAAAGTCTAAAAGCGATCTGATCATTAGGTGTAGAACAGAAGATGTCGCCAATCAGCCGAGATTTCTCATGGCAGACAACACGTCATCAGCCTTACAAAGCAGGAAATGCTACCGCCTAAGCTCAACCAATAATGGGCTGGAAGTGAGCAGCAAACTTCCGGTAAGCTCGTGCTCGGATCTGGATACATCCGGTAACAGTTACGATACCGTTTTCCGGTTCCATTTCATGATGCCGATTGTCGATTTTTTTTCCAGTTCCCAAATTTTCGGAGACATTTATTACAACGTGGAGAGAAGATTCTCGAACGGGTCAGTTGATGTCAGAACTATCGAAAAACCTAGCTCTGATGTGGTACGTTACTTCAGGTTCGAGGGTTCCAAGGCTAACAGCACAGATCTCATTTTCGCTGAATCATCGTTGATGCCTATCGGGGACGTTTGGAAAACTGGTTACTTTAGTTGTAACTCCACCGGAAGTTATACACCAAATCATAACGAATCTCTCTCTGTTGACAACAGTCATTTCTAG